In Acanthopagrus latus isolate v.2019 chromosome 17, fAcaLat1.1, whole genome shotgun sequence, the following are encoded in one genomic region:
- the rhbg gene encoding ammonium transporter Rh type B isoform X2, with translation MIFIGFGFLMTFLQRYGFSSVGFNFLIAAFALQWATLMQGFFHGLHGGKIHIGVESMINADFCTGSVLISFGAVLGKTSPVQLLIMAMFEVTLFAVNEFILLSILGTRDAGGSMTIHTFGAYFGLMVTRVLYRPNLDKSKHKNCSVYHSDLFAMIGTIYLWMFWPSFNSAITAHGDDQHRTAMNTYYSLAACTLSTYGMSALTAHDGKLDMVHIQNAALAGGVAVGTAGEMMLTPFGSMIVGFLAGIISVLGFKYLSPILEEKLKIQDTCGVHNLHGMPGVLGAIVGAVTAALASADVYGGGLEDVFPDVASGDVTATKQGGIQAASLAVTLGIALLGGLIVGFILKLPIFGAPPDTICFEDSIYWEVPGEEEHHDGQLTAVRTEESEKLNS, from the exons ATGATCTTCATCGGTTTCGGCTTCCTCATGACCTTCCTGCAGCGCTATGGCTTCAGCAGCGTGGGCTTCAACTTCTTGATCGCCGCCTTCGCCCTGCAGTGGGCCACGCTCATGCAGGGCTTCTTCCACGGTCTGCATGGAGGCAAGATCCACATCGGAGTGGAGAG tatGATCAATGCTGATTTCTGCACCGGCTCCGTGCTCATCTCATTTGGAGCGGTTCTGGGTAAAACCAGCCCGGTCCAGCTGCTGATCATGGCGATGTTCGAGGTCACACTGTTTGCAGTCAACGAGTTCATCCTGCTGTCTATTCTGGGG ACCAGGGATGCTGGAGGCTCCATGACCATCCACACGTTTGGAGCCTATTTCGGACTCATGGTGACCCGAGTCCTGTACCGACCCAACCTGGACAAGAGCAAACACAAGAACTGCTCCGTGTACCACTCTGACCTCTTTGCTATGATCG GTACCATCTACCTGTGGATGTTCTGGCCCAGCTTCAACTCTGCCATCACGGCACACGGAGACGACCAGCACCGCACAGCCATGAACACCTACTACTCCCTGGCAGCCTGCACTCTGTCCACCTACGGCATGTCGGCCCTCACCGCACACGACGGCAAGCTGGACATG GTCCACATCCAAAACGCTGCTCTGGCTGGTGGAGTCGCTGTGGGAACCGCGGGCGAAATGATGCTGACTCCTTTCGGCTCCATGATTGTTGGTTTCCTGGCCGGCATCATCTCCGTGCTGGGCTTCAAGTACCTCTCA CCAATCTTGGAGGAAAAACTGAAGATCCAAGACACCTGCGGGGTTCACAACCTGCACGGCATGCCTGGCGTCCTGGGTGCTATTGTTGGAGCGGTGACTGCTGCCTTGGCATCCGCGGATGTTTATGGAGGAGG tttggaaGACGTCTTCCCCGATGTGGCGAGCGGAGATGTTACGGCTACTAAACAGGGCGGTATTCAGGCCGCTTCCCTCGCCGTCACCCTCGGCATCGCCCTGCTGGGAGGCCTTATTGTCG GATTCATTTTGAAGCTGCCCATCTTCGGCGCTCCTCCCGACACCATCTGCTTTGAGGACAGCATCTACTGGGAG GTGCCTGGAGAGGAGGAACACCACGACGGCCAGCTGACCGCAGTGAGGACGGAGGAGTCGGAGAAGCTCAACAGTTAG
- the rhbg gene encoding ammonium transporter Rh type B isoform X1, with protein MTDAATNMRLKLPITCFILEIILIILFGTLVQYDRETDAKQWHNQSHEDYENDFYFRYPSFQDVHVMIFIGFGFLMTFLQRYGFSSVGFNFLIAAFALQWATLMQGFFHGLHGGKIHIGVESMINADFCTGSVLISFGAVLGKTSPVQLLIMAMFEVTLFAVNEFILLSILGTRDAGGSMTIHTFGAYFGLMVTRVLYRPNLDKSKHKNCSVYHSDLFAMIGTIYLWMFWPSFNSAITAHGDDQHRTAMNTYYSLAACTLSTYGMSALTAHDGKLDMVHIQNAALAGGVAVGTAGEMMLTPFGSMIVGFLAGIISVLGFKYLSPILEEKLKIQDTCGVHNLHGMPGVLGAIVGAVTAALASADVYGGGLEDVFPDVASGDVTATKQGGIQAASLAVTLGIALLGGLIVGFILKLPIFGAPPDTICFEDSIYWEVPGEEEHHDGQLTAVRTEESEKLNS; from the exons ATGACGGACGCGGCCACCAACATGCGGCTGAAGCTGCCGATCACCTGCTTCATCCTGGagatcatcctcatcatcctcttcgGCACGTTGGTGCAGTACGACCGCGAGACGGATGCAAAGCAGTGGCATAACCAGAGTCATGAAGACTATGAGAACGACTTCTATTTCCGCTACCCAA GTTTCCAGGATGTTCACGTGATGATCTTCATCGGTTTCGGCTTCCTCATGACCTTCCTGCAGCGCTATGGCTTCAGCAGCGTGGGCTTCAACTTCTTGATCGCCGCCTTCGCCCTGCAGTGGGCCACGCTCATGCAGGGCTTCTTCCACGGTCTGCATGGAGGCAAGATCCACATCGGAGTGGAGAG tatGATCAATGCTGATTTCTGCACCGGCTCCGTGCTCATCTCATTTGGAGCGGTTCTGGGTAAAACCAGCCCGGTCCAGCTGCTGATCATGGCGATGTTCGAGGTCACACTGTTTGCAGTCAACGAGTTCATCCTGCTGTCTATTCTGGGG ACCAGGGATGCTGGAGGCTCCATGACCATCCACACGTTTGGAGCCTATTTCGGACTCATGGTGACCCGAGTCCTGTACCGACCCAACCTGGACAAGAGCAAACACAAGAACTGCTCCGTGTACCACTCTGACCTCTTTGCTATGATCG GTACCATCTACCTGTGGATGTTCTGGCCCAGCTTCAACTCTGCCATCACGGCACACGGAGACGACCAGCACCGCACAGCCATGAACACCTACTACTCCCTGGCAGCCTGCACTCTGTCCACCTACGGCATGTCGGCCCTCACCGCACACGACGGCAAGCTGGACATG GTCCACATCCAAAACGCTGCTCTGGCTGGTGGAGTCGCTGTGGGAACCGCGGGCGAAATGATGCTGACTCCTTTCGGCTCCATGATTGTTGGTTTCCTGGCCGGCATCATCTCCGTGCTGGGCTTCAAGTACCTCTCA CCAATCTTGGAGGAAAAACTGAAGATCCAAGACACCTGCGGGGTTCACAACCTGCACGGCATGCCTGGCGTCCTGGGTGCTATTGTTGGAGCGGTGACTGCTGCCTTGGCATCCGCGGATGTTTATGGAGGAGG tttggaaGACGTCTTCCCCGATGTGGCGAGCGGAGATGTTACGGCTACTAAACAGGGCGGTATTCAGGCCGCTTCCCTCGCCGTCACCCTCGGCATCGCCCTGCTGGGAGGCCTTATTGTCG GATTCATTTTGAAGCTGCCCATCTTCGGCGCTCCTCCCGACACCATCTGCTTTGAGGACAGCATCTACTGGGAG GTGCCTGGAGAGGAGGAACACCACGACGGCCAGCTGACCGCAGTGAGGACGGAGGAGTCGGAGAAGCTCAACAGTTAG